In Cloacibacterium caeni, a single window of DNA contains:
- a CDS encoding DUF5687 family protein translates to MFLKFLQLELKSFVRSPQFAAGILMKIGMLFMYAYLALIFVGGAIGVYFGAKKVAYEPIQLFSRIFLVYIAIDLLLKYFMQQLPAENIKPFLTMKISKNQVAGYTLVKILVSFFSWAFLLFAIPFAALLIFKGNLNAVTVLLYFAACISMVFINTFVNTIINKSDKLMYSLFGLMAIIGGLHYFEIIDVLAISERIFYGLYQNIGFFIIPIVVLLVLAVYTFSFIKKNLYLDRGLEMKKAAGKTENIAFLNKYGTLGTFINNDIRLIKRSKAARSALIGGVLFLFYGLLFFSKGYNTSFMQVFLGIFVTGGFNFMFGQRVPAWDSSYYPLMMTQNVPYKDFLKAKWALFVIAISVSMILAVGYAFISWEFYFTIFAAGLYNLGVNSYLTLLAGAYNKKPIDLNSASKGFTSGQNNFNIKIPVLLLPQMVLPMAVFGAMKYFFGMTPAVMSLGILGLIGFLLRDKIFNLIVKIYRTEKYSTIAAFKK, encoded by the coding sequence ATGTTTCTAAAATTTCTACAACTTGAACTCAAAAGTTTTGTGAGAAGTCCGCAATTTGCTGCGGGAATCTTAATGAAAATAGGAATGCTGTTTATGTACGCATATTTGGCGCTTATTTTTGTAGGTGGAGCTATTGGAGTGTATTTCGGAGCGAAAAAAGTAGCTTATGAACCTATTCAACTTTTCAGCCGAATTTTCTTAGTCTACATTGCCATCGATTTGCTGTTGAAATATTTTATGCAGCAACTTCCTGCGGAAAACATCAAGCCATTTCTCACCATGAAAATTTCTAAAAATCAAGTGGCAGGTTACACTTTGGTGAAAATTTTAGTTTCGTTTTTCAGTTGGGCGTTTTTACTTTTTGCGATTCCATTTGCAGCGCTTTTAATTTTTAAAGGAAATCTAAATGCAGTAACCGTTTTGCTTTATTTCGCAGCGTGTATTTCCATGGTTTTTATCAATACGTTTGTCAACACCATTATCAATAAAAGTGATAAATTGATGTATAGTCTTTTTGGATTGATGGCGATTATTGGTGGATTGCATTACTTTGAAATCATAGATGTTTTGGCGATTTCTGAGCGGATTTTCTACGGATTGTATCAAAATATTGGCTTCTTTATTATTCCGATTGTTGTATTGCTGGTTTTGGCGGTTTATACTTTCTCTTTCATCAAAAAGAATTTGTATTTGGACAGAGGTTTAGAAATGAAAAAAGCGGCAGGAAAAACCGAAAACATTGCTTTCCTCAATAAATACGGAACATTAGGAACTTTTATCAACAATGATATTCGATTGATTAAAAGAAGTAAAGCGGCGAGAAGTGCTTTAATTGGTGGCGTTTTATTCCTTTTTTACGGGTTACTTTTCTTTAGCAAAGGTTACAACACCAGTTTCATGCAAGTTTTTCTAGGAATTTTTGTAACAGGCGGTTTTAATTTTATGTTCGGGCAAAGGGTTCCAGCTTGGGACAGTTCTTATTATCCACTGATGATGACGCAAAATGTTCCTTACAAAGATTTTCTCAAAGCAAAATGGGCGCTTTTTGTGATTGCCATTTCGGTTTCTATGATTTTAGCAGTCGGTTATGCATTCATCAGTTGGGAATTTTATTTTACCATTTTTGCGGCAGGTTTATATAATTTGGGAGTAAACTCTTATCTCACTTTATTGGCGGGAGCTTACAATAAAAAACCGATTGATTTGAACTCTGCTTCAAAAGGTTTTACAAGCGGACAAAACAATTTCAATATTAAAATTCCTGTTCTTTTATTGCCACAAATGGTTTTACCAATGGCTGTTTTCGGAGCGATGAAATATTTCTTCGGAATGACTCCGGCTGTAATGAGTTTAGGGATTTTAGGATTGATAGGGTTTCTGCTTCGAGATAAAATTTTCAACCTCATTGTAAAAATCTACAGAACTGAAAAATATTCTACCATTGCTGCTTTTAAAAAATAA
- a CDS encoding ABC transporter ATP-binding protein, which translates to MINIQNISKIYGTAKVLNIQELTIPKGETFGLVGNNGAGKTTLFSLLLDLIEPSSGSIQIDGIQVNKSENWKNKVSAFIDDSFLIGYLTPEEYFYFLGELRGQNKASVDEFLKQFEDLFNGEILNARKYIRDLSKGNQKKVGIVGALIGNPEIIVLDEPFANLDPSTQIKLKNLIKVLSQNAEVTFLISSHDLAHTTEVCNRIVAINKGVVVKDISTNSETLKELEEYFASQVSL; encoded by the coding sequence ATGATAAACATTCAAAATATTTCTAAAATTTACGGAACCGCAAAAGTGCTTAACATACAAGAACTTACTATTCCCAAAGGCGAAACTTTCGGTTTGGTAGGAAATAACGGAGCAGGAAAAACCACGCTCTTTAGCTTGCTTTTAGATTTAATTGAACCCAGTTCAGGAAGTATTCAAATTGATGGAATTCAAGTGAATAAGTCAGAAAATTGGAAAAATAAAGTTTCGGCATTTATTGATGACAGTTTCTTGATAGGCTATCTTACTCCAGAAGAATATTTTTACTTTTTAGGCGAGTTGCGCGGACAAAACAAAGCTTCTGTAGACGAATTTCTAAAACAATTCGAAGATTTATTCAATGGCGAAATTCTCAATGCTAGAAAATACATCAGAGATTTATCGAAAGGAAATCAGAAAAAAGTAGGAATTGTAGGCGCTTTAATTGGCAATCCAGAAATTATTGTTTTAGATGAACCTTTCGCGAATTTGGATCCTTCTACACAGATTAAACTAAAGAATCTTATTAAAGTGCTTTCTCAAAATGCAGAAGTCACCTTCTTGATTTCTAGCCATGATTTGGCGCACACTACAGAGGTTTGCAACCGAATTGTAGCCATCAATAAAGGAGTCGTGGTAAAAGATATTTCTACCAATTCTGAGACCTTGAAAGAATTAGAAGAATATTTTGCCAGTCAAGTAAGTTTATAG